Within the Ananas comosus cultivar F153 linkage group 25, ASM154086v1, whole genome shotgun sequence genome, the region TATCACATGCACTACACCGAATGTATAAAAAACCATAATCCTCGTTATGCAGGCCTGCATTTCACTGAGCTGCTGATAACTGTCTAAAGTCCTGCAGGAGATGACAGAAGAGCTAGCAGAACTGTTATTCCTGTAAGATAATTCAAGGCAGCCTTTTCTTCTAAATTCCTTCCGAAACTAATTTTGGTTGCAGCAAAAGCAGAAACTTTTAATTAGAGCATTTAGAATCAGCAGATAAAAATTCAGTTCAACTATACACCACGAGAGACCGACTATACCTAGTGTAGTTGGCTAAGAGCTCGATGGTTAGTACCGGAGGTCCCAAGTTTAAAGCATAATTGTGTTATATTTCtagctgagtttatttctaaaacatgaacgaagcggatagcttgctacctttctctctcttgcccagaagaaaagaaaaaaaaaagaaaaaaaaaagaaaagaaaaaaaactctaCGCCATGAGAGAAACTTCAAAACTTCTTTTGGCAAAATATATAGTTACCCATTTTCAATATTAGAAAGATTTTTTTAGAAGCCAAGTCAAATTGACACTTACCTATCCAAAGTGGGGACATCGGGATCTGCTACATAGGAGACCTTGAATGTAGTTAACAGCTTAAACAGGCCGGAGCGAACCGGAACAAAAACGTAATCCAACAAGAACCAAGTAACCATGAACCcttcaaactaaaaaaaaagaaaaggtcagTGATTGGGGACTTTATTTTCTAGGAATTTATTTGGACACATGATTTAGCTCAGTTAACAATTTCATTTGAAAAGAACCTATTTCCTATTTTGATAGGGTTTTGAAAAGTTAAATGTAGGAGTTAAATAGCATATTAGAATGAAAATGTTGATTACAGGCAGACATTATAAACATTGAAGAGTTGCTGCTGGATTAAAACATGATGTTTGCCGTACACCGTACGTGTGTGGCCATTAATCTTGAGAAGTTCACATTGGAAGATACAGAGCTTAACTCTCTGAGAGGGCATAGAGATGGATAAGCCTACAACGGACCACATAGAGAGTGGAATGTGGATCAATTGATTTGAAGACGACGTTGGGAGGTGGGTTACTGGTTCTCAGAAGGAATAGCGTTCAAACATTGAACACGACACCTGATAAAGAAATGGCTCCCATACCTAATTAATTTGACAGCTGTGGTCTTGTAGACTTGTACATAGTTCACTCCAAGAATACACCAAACATTAGAAGGGCGTAAATGTAGGAGAACAGGGAAGTGGGCGTCTAAAGATTTTTTTTGATCCAATATAGTAATGTGAAAATGCACCCACAAATCATACGCGTTCTTTCAACTCCAAGTCTATTGTCCATTTGGAGACTCGTGATTCCGTACATAATAGGCTCTTTGTAGGGCTATAACCAAGGTTATAGTTCGTTCTTCCAGAAAAGCCTGGTGGAGTGAGTGCTTCTCCCAAATCCCAACAAAGCCTTATTTATGGTCTGAACAAGTGATCCTGCTTTCACTAGAAGTCTGGAAGCTCTGAAACTCTAGACTTCTTACCTCACAACAACTTACTTCTACTTTGCCAATTTGTTATTTAAGTCTAACGAGGAAGcaccaataatttttttcattaaatctcCCCAACAGCTCCTATTTTgggcagaagaaaaaaaaccttCATCATACGTCTGCTTTTCAAATGCACAAGCTTATTTTACTGCAGCTTTACACCACTGCAAAACCTCTAATATGTGATATTTTGTGCAAAATGTTAAACATGTATCTGGAATATCGTATTGTATTTCAGTAAATCTGGGATGATATAATGGAACAGGGTGAAGTAAAAGTTTCCCTGGAAGAAGGGTTTCATTGGGTCAGAAGAAACAAGGGTATCTTTGAGGTATCATTTCATACCTTATCTGTGGAGTGCTGAGTTTGATCAAAGCAGTGAGATTTTCAAGGAGCCTCCACAGAGGCACAGAGGATACGAGAACCTTACAGTTTTCGTACAGTTTTATTCAGCAAGTTGCAGATTGCAACTGCCTCCCTGATCCATTGAATGCACTAGGCCTGCCTTGGATATACACACATAAAAACTACCTGCCCTCCATACCTCCATAAGCCAAGAGAACTTTACAGCTTTCAATCCACGTAAACATTTACTCCCTAtcatttctctatctctctctctttctctctctctgcaatCTTCTCATTAATGATACCAGACCCCACTCCTTACCATATATACTCGCAATCAGCCTTCGTACGGTATCACTTCCACCTACAATATCTATCTGCCTGAGTTGAGGGTTGCGAAAACAAATGAACATGCTGAAGAGGAAGTTCCTAGGGACATTTCTTACAAAGTGGAGGATGCCAAGTATTGAGATGCTAACATGTGCAACATACAGCTGCAATGGGTGGGCTCTCATCGGTCGAAGCCAAGAAGAAGAAAGCATCCCCAAAGACGTTCCTAAAGGCCACATGGTAGTCTACGTAGGCAATGAGCACAAGAGGTTTGTCATTCGAGTCACGTACCTCCACCACCCCTTGTTTCAGGCATTGCTTGATAGAGCTGAGGAAGAGTATGATTTTAGCCCAGATTCTAAGCTCTGCATACCATGCGAGGAAGATCTCTTCCTCAGCATTCTTCACTGCGTTAGTTTGCAGAAGGAACCTAGAATGTGGTTATGCCTTTGAGGGTCTTTCATTTTTCCCTGGGCCTTCCATGCGGAATAATTAGGTGCTATTTAACTTAACTGAGTATACTAGTCATCCACATTGTACACTATGTAGCATGTAATATAACTCTCTCTTGCCTCATAAGCAGTCTATTACTTGTCATTTTGCCATTGCACATAAAGTTTCACAATGATTTTCACAAATATTCCCCAATAAATTACGAAACAGATACAGAAGCTGGTGTAATATATACGCATTTTCTTGTCAGTGACTAAACTTAGACGTTATGAATAAAGAGTGAAAGAATACGATATACATTTTAGTTGGATGAGCTAGCAACCTAGCATCAGATGGTGCTTATGGCTTCAAGGACACACTAAACTTCAATCTTCAACAGCATTCTCATATTCAAGAATCCTGTTTTATCTTAGTATAGGAAGTTTTCAGGGtctattttattcaaattatatgTGTATCTTCAATCCTTCATTCCAAATGGAACTGTCCAGCAAGGAGCAAAGCATTACACAATTAGATCAATGATCTGCTCTATTCTAAGCATATCTTGCTAACCATCCAAATGGTCATTAAAAAATcttcttaattttattcataaatcTACAGATAATTTTGGCCCAAAGAACAAATGGAGGGTGATACACATGCAGCAAATTTTGCAATTCAGAAAACAAGTAAAACAAACTTGGCGAACTATTCAAAGAACAGGCTTGGTCAAACTCGATGTGTTTTGCTCATtgcaaagagaaagaaagaaagaaagaaactgcTCTCTTATCAGGACGAGTAAAAAACTTGTCATTTCAAACAACGTGATGGTTTTTCTATGATATCCCacctgtgagaccccagataatcttatatataagatataataggactagaactcttaacccggcttaaacattttgggcggtggctagacccaagaggttaagagagttaagcgtgctagaacgggagtagtcctaagatgggtgaccccttgggaagttggggtgttacagttagtatcagagccaattaccagccagaAGCGTGAGATGAGtttcggctgagccagggtcggaatgacaaggttagcgagacgagtctcacatcgcctgatagttgtgagtctgagcctgacgaggacatcAGAGCTTAAAaggggggagattgtgagaccctagatagtcctatatataagatataatacggctagaactcttaacccggcttaagtattttgggcggtgactaggcccaagaggttaaaagagttaagcgtgctaagaCGGGAGTAGGCGTGCTaagacgggagtagtcctaggatgggtgaccccctacgaagttggggtgtcacaccACCAAACACATTGCACATCTTACGAATCCCAGAGACTACCCAAGAGACTATCAACGCATTAATGATACTTATTAACATGTAAATCTCTATATCTGTTGGCAGAGCCGGGCAGCAGCAGATGAGAAATTAGGTTATGCAACTTACACTATAAAGATATCTTTTTTTGGCGTCATGCTATGTAAATGATGGCTAAACCCTACTAGAGTTTCTAGAGATCAAAGAGTGTTACCAAGTATAACATACTTATCCTAAAGTTATACTGAAGCTGCAGCTTGTAAGTATCCTATTCAGCTACCAGCAATTAAACTCcaaaaaaacaaacagaaaagaagGATCATTAAATTCGCTAACTTAATAAAAGAGTGGTGATATAAACATACACCAAAATGTTCACCAAAATGTGGATAATACGGGTCAATCTCCAAGGTGTGTTTTGTTATCTCTAAACAACCATGACTGCAGGTACCTTAAAAGGCTGAATAGGCTGTTGTTTATGTATGGATGAGGTCGAGACTGTCGATCACCTCTTTGTGGGCTGTGTAGTTACAAGAGCCTTGTTGGCGGGCCAATTTTTTGATAAAGTTTCCCTATTTAATTGCTCCTCAGTGGGAAGGCTTTGGGAGTTGAGTAAACTCAAAGGAGGAACCTTACGGGGAACGAAGTTAATGACCATTGCCTCCTCACGGTGGGTTATCTGGTTGGAGCATAACAAGCAAATTTCCGAAAATAAGAAACACACCTCTGGGCGACTGTTGGCGGAGTCGTGCAAATTCAGATACTTGTGGAACCTTTATTGTGTCTAGTaccttcttttttaaaaaaaaggggccTAGTTATCTCATACTGTATCTCAAGTTCATAATCCTAATGAATGAAATAGTAGCATGTTAcctttccctcaaaaaaaagaGGCTGATAGGAATATATTATTCACAAGACAAAACATGGATAGGATGCCATGAGCAGTGCTACTATTCAAACTGATAAGCTATAAGAATGACTGAATTTGCACTATCAGTTAAGACCTATCTTGTGCCATTTCCTATCAGATAAATCTTCTAGATGACATGGTATCAAAGACCAAGCCTCAAGCACCCTCAACTGCGAGGTCATGAGCTTAATCCCCGCCATAAACATCTAATGGGTTACAGTCAAGAGAACATCTAATGGGTCAAATCCCCATCTCTCACCTTACCTCTCAATGGCACAAGTCTCTACATCCATCATGCACGCGAGTGGTTTGTCAGGATTAATCCTGAATCATTTCACGTTATAGATCATCGCAATTATTGGGCCTTCATCAATTATCTGATAGCAGGCCTGCCGGCATGAAAGGCCTCCATCAGGCCTAAATTCCAAGTTGTTTAAACCAAACAGGCTTTGCTCCATGGTCTTACTTATTGCATATAACAAATCCAAGAGTTAGATAACAATATGTTTGTAAAAAAAACATCATGATCACACGACGTGCGTGACTTAGCCCTATGGTCCATTGAACAAAAAACGTTATTATTGACCACATGAACTGGATAGCAAATCTTGGCCCAAATTAGACACGGCAACTGCTAAAACCAGGTAGAGGCGAAGTCTTAATTACCTGATTGAAGAACAAACTGTATGAACGGATATATCAACACTGATAGCAAAATAACAGCAACTCGTGCTCATTGCCTAAGATGCAGATGCAGAAACCTACAAAAAAGAGGATATAAATGTTAAAATGTACAAATGTCTATGTGCTATTCCTAATGCATAGCTATTGAGAAGACAACATTTTCTAGGTACATAGATCCAGCTAGACGTTCTCTGCTGGACAAGGCAGCAGAAAACTGATAAGATTATTTGTCGAAATATTGTTAGTGATGAAAGGGTCTGGAATAAGGTAGAACACCCACATTGCTATTCGTGGGCGAATTCGAACACGAATGACAGAAGATACATCAGCAACAGATGCAAATAATACCTACACTACACAGTGGACATAGAGATGGAATCATGGAGGAGGCATCTTAACACTGCAGTATAGTAAGATTAAGAACAAGTAATCGACTTCTCGGATGCTACACACACCTGGAAACAGCGGATTTGTTTTCGCAAGAACGAGcgggggagagaggagagattgCGATTGAGAGAGTAGGCAAAGAAGAGGACCGAGTGGAGCGTAGAAGAGAAATTGGTGAAGGGAAACAATTAGTCGAAATCTGAAATTAGAACGAGGAAAACCGGCGCGTTTTCCTGCAGAAACTACTAGTAAGTAGGATAAAGCaaaacacagaaaaaaaaaaaaaagaaaaaagaaaaaacgaaaaacGTGCGGCATCCGCGTATAACCTTAAAGAAGTCGGTGGCGACACAATTAGACTGCCGAATTCGGCTATTGAATCGGGgatattcaaaataattttatgacaAAATCGAAACTTGCTTGATTGAATCAAGCTCAGTTCTATAGGCTTAAAGATATGGACAgcatatatatgaattttttttgttccgTTATTTGACTGATAATGAAGCAACGTAATTTTTCTAGCACAAAATCAGCATAATAATTGACCTAGTAAGCTCGGGTTAAAGAATACCCTTCTCAGTATAAATAGACCAACCTTACCAAATCACCAATAGTTTGATGGTAAGATGTCTGGTAGCCAATTACGAAATTGCGGGTtggctcaagcctctatcttcGAGCTTTATTTTATACGTTTTCAGAAAGcgatttttgagttttgaggcATATGTAGGAGTGTAATGCGTGTCGTGTTGACTTTTCAAAATTAAACAGGACTACATAGTGTCTCGGCAGGGCACAGAATGGTTCTGTGCTACACGATTTCGAATTCATGACCTACCATATGGGGCAACTTTTGTTTTTCTCCCAAATCACAAGCACAGGCCAATCCCCGCCTTAGATAAACTTCTGTTGAACCAAGTGCAATTCtattttcctatatatatatattttacaatatattttaaactttttaacattaatatatatacttttttaatcATTAAATTGGTTTTTGATTACTTTTAAAGAAATGTATTCAAaccttaaaaatatttcaaactaaGTATTTTATAGTAGAATAatttacatatatttaaagGAAAAACAAAGACGTCGAGCCGCACCATGCCGGGCCGCAGTATGGCCTTACGGCTACACGGCCCGAATATCAAAACGGCCCATATACCGGCAGATCCCGGACAATCACGGGCCATACCACAGCGCAGCCCTTATCATGTCACGAACCATGCGGCCCGTTTTAACCTCATAGGCCTACGGGAGAAAtagaatataataaattttaataacaataataattttaaaaattgacgACTTATTAGcttatttttcttctaataattttttttactcacAGATGCCGTTTTCTGTGTTTAACACCACAACCAAACGACGTCACCGTATAAATTGGCTCGAGCGGTACACCAAAAGAAGGTCCTCCCCAACACCATTGTCTACGGCTGTTTTGCACATATAAATCCGGGCTCCCCTCGTAGAGATCGAAACCCCGTTCCCTTCCTGGTCAAGCGGAGAATCCTCGATCCCAAGAGCCCTAAACCCTATATCCCGGTACTTCTCTCTTCTCCGACCTTGCTCTTTTACTGTTTCCTCCCCTTAATTTTTCGCCTCGTTCCGAGTTCTCTACtctcctttcttttgttttcggAAGTTTATTTGGATCGCCGCAGaaatttcttactttttttttttttgtaaaaaaaataatttcgtcaTAATGCTGTTATTTGCATAGTGTTAGAAGGGCTTCGGATGCATAGCTCGATGAATTGGTGTACTCGAAGTCCCAGATGCTAGGGTTCTCATCTCCCTGAAGAGGTTTAGCATGGGAATGGGGCATTCAGATTTGTTATTTTGAATTCTGAGCAAAATGGCCAAAACTCGATCGGGAGGTCAGCAGAAAGAAGCGGATTCCAGCAGACCGAAAAGCAGGGCTGCTGCTCAGAAAGTGAAAGCTAAGATAACTAAAAGTTCAACCGCGTCTGGTTCGACATCTAACGGAGGCTCGAGAAGCAGGAACACACCAAGCAATGCGAAAGATGCCAGAAATTCCGTCACATCCGGCTCCGAAGCAGCAGACTCGATCAATCTGAGAAGGTCCAGCCGCGAACCACCTACGAAAAGAACGAGCGTCTCGTCAAGTACTACCACCGGTTCGCGGAAATCCGGAAGGCTTGCTAATCAGTCTCCGCCATTTTCGCCCGGTGAAAAGAAGTCAGAAAGAGCAGAGAAAAAAAGGCCTCGAAGTCCCGTCAGAAAGTCTGACAGAGTCGAGAAGAACAGAGCCTCGAGTTCCTCTGGTTTCAAAAGTCCCAACAAAAGCCCGAGCCCAGTGGCTACTGCTAAGAGCACGAAGAAAGCAAAGATTGAGAAGAAGATCGTTGGTATAGACGCCAAGTCAAAGAGCGGAAGGAATAAGATGGATACTGAAATCGGATCATCGAAGAGTAAGAAGAGGATGACTGGGCGAAGTTACCGGGCGTTTTTTAAGCAAAGTGCAAAAAACCTCAAAATTCCAGGTATTACAAGCTTGCGATCTCTTAACTGTTCTTTTTCCTAACTACCTCGTTCCAGACTAATATGTTACAACATCTTTCGCGCCATAATATTCCTGTATAATGCACACGAGAAAGTCACCAAAATCTATCACCCCTTCTTTTCAATGAGATttgattgtttcttttttaaatcataTGCATGCTTGGTATCTGTCTGTTCACTCATTGTGGACATGTAGACCCTGCGAGAatgcaggaggaggaggacgaggaggaggaggaggaggaaaattGTTCAGATGCAAGAGCTAGTGATAACGATGAAGACGGCGTGGATAATTGCCACGAACTAAAAGGTGATCAGGCCCATACTCAATACAATGGAAGTCTAAAAGGAGCTGGCGAGGGATCTAGTTCTGGTTCAGAAAAGGTTCCGGATTTATCAGTAGAAATAGATTCCAGGAGTAAATTAGGTAGCTCTACCATGAGGCAACCTTCGAAATGTAGTGATAGTGATGATCATATTGAGAAAGAATCTGATTTTGAAGGTGACAGGAGTGACATCAGTGAATCAGATAAAGTAAAATTAAGAACTCCAGAGTTGGTAGATACTGATACGGATGCTGGGTCTCCCGCCACTGGGTTTTCTCCGGAAAGTAAGGATAACTCTGAAGCAAATGCGAAAATGCCTGCTGATATGGATGCTGGGTCTCCCACCACTGGGTTTTCTCTGGAAAGTAAGGATATTCCTGAAGCAAATGTGAAGATGCCTGCTGATAGTCTTTCTTCAGAAGCGCTGTTGAACAAACAAGAGGCTTTCGGAGCCGATGCTACCTCTCCTTCTGGTACTAAAATCAAGAATTTGGACCGATGCTTAGAGTGCCCTAAGCCCCTTAGGTACTTTCTCTTTCATAGTCTCCCCGACCCTGTCACctacctctttttcttttcctcttttctacTGGTTCAGGTCTGTAACAGTGTTTGCGTCTTTGATTGTTGCCATTATTCTGCCAACTATCTGAATGACTATATTGCCAATTAAATTAACTGCCAAAGATAATGTTGCTAAAATTAGTTTGCATACATCTGGGCTGAAAAGGAATCCAAACTGTTGGGCTAACCTTGGCAAACACTGTCCAAGAACAAGATATTTTGCATGATGGGTATGAATATTATGTGCTGGATTGATTATAATCCCAACTACTCTAGTCTGAAACTTTTGTACTGGAAAAACAGATAACTTTGCACATCTATTTAATCTGTGTCATCCCTCCTTGAAACTATAAATCCTACATTACGAGTCAAAGAGTTTCTCTTGCACTTTTAAGTTTCATGTCTGCATGCTTTTATGCCTGATTTTGGTAGAGAAACCTCTTGATGGATTAGCTAATGGTCATTGCTGTGGAGCACAAGATTTTACtctgaattttaatattttaggttGCTCTCGTGCCTTTGTATTTTGACACAGTGATGGGACTTTTGATAATAAAGTTTCCTATCGTTAGCAGGGTCAAGGACTTGCAAGCTCAGGATAATTGTATATGTAGTACAAAAGCAAAACCTGATTTAACTTCCTCCTTTTCAGAGGTActatcttttatttgatttgtcaTTTGTATATAgttctctttttctgttttaCAAAGTTCGAGAGTATCAGAATTGGGTGATTCGTCATTGTACTTGCaaggaaaaaaaagcaaactTTTGTCCTCGACAACTTCCATATATTCCTTTGGTAGGCGTGTATTGTGAAATGATGTCCTTTTCCTATCTTTTCATGTTTTCACTTTAAAAGAGGTTGAGTGTGGAGGTTAGCGGTCATGTTGGAATTCCAGAAGGGCACTCAATGTCAGCTAACGTTAAGGAGCTCTTGATGGACAAAGTGGGCCCTCATGCTTGTGTTGTTTGCAAGAATCCTGGAACGCTTTTGTGGGTAACCTAACTTTATAACCTTTTTTGAATATTAATCAGTGCATGTGTGCTTTTCgataaaagtttaaagttaTGCCTTCTGGGATCAGGAGAATATTATTTGTGTCGTCTAAGATTGAAATTGTTTTCAGCTGTATCTTTCTCCACGCACACCAAACCGCTCATGTAAAAAAAACTAGTTTCTTCTTTTATGCATGGAATAACATTATTATTTGGATCTAGTCTGTGAAACTTCTCACAAATTTCAATAGTGTGCAGCAATTGTGTATAGCCAATCTCATTT harbors:
- the LOC109703749 gene encoding auxin-induced protein 15A-like — protein: MLKRKFLGTFLTKWRMPSIEMLTCATYSCNGWALIGRSQEEESIPKDVPKGHMVVYVGNEHKRFVIRVTYLHHPLFQALLDRAEEEYDFSPDSKLCIPCEEDLFLSILHCVSLQKEPRMWLCL